GAAGATCTGGCCGTCTGGTGCGCCGCACGAAGGGTGCCCACTGCGCCTGCTTCTGGGAGTTGTTGGCGAACTCTGTGGTGAACGCCAGCGGGCGCTCTCTCGGGACCTCGGTGCCTCGCCGCGTGAAGGTCGCCACGACAGCGCAGCGCATGACGTCGCCGTCGAACGCTCTGGTCGCAGCCAGTTCGTGGATGTCGAAGAAGTCCTTCATCCGACTGTTTGCCATGCCAAGTCGGATCATGGCCTCGGTCTTTTCGGCGATCGACGTCTCGGGCCGGTACATGCGCAGCCGCGCTTGCGGAAGATCGAGGAGTCCCGGAAAGTCGAGAAGCTCCGGCGGCGGTACCACCGCGTCACCGGTGCCGACGTCGACCTGAAGCGGAATCCGCACGTTCCCCAGCATGGCCATGAGCTTCACTCGCATGCCACCGTACTCCTGATCTTCACGAATCGGATCGATTTGTATGCTGTTCGCCACGAACGTCAGCCCGTCGTCTGCTGCCTCGATCGCGCACAGTGCGACGAACACACGCCTGAGGGCCTCCGTGGACGTGTCACCGAAGCCGAGAAGGTCGACGTCCTTCGTCGGACGGATTGTCTCGCCGAGCCACATCAGGAGCAGCGCGGCGCCCTTGAGAATGAATTTGTCGGCAAACTCCGACGTGGACAGGCGATACAGCAGGCGCTCGCCAGCGAAGCGTGCAAGCGTCAGTTGATGCTCGACGCCGAGCTCTCGACTGCGCTCGACCAGTCTGGCCTGCACGGACGCCACGATGTTCTTTGGGCCGCCGCGCTTCACAGGACGATGGCCTCGAGATAGGGCTGCATCAGTCGCTGGACGCGCAGCGTGGTCGCGATGCGATGTAGTTCGTCGAGGTTGAGTCGTTTCGCACGCCACGCTTCGGCAAGCGCCTCGAGGGCTACGTCCAGGCCCACCTTGTTCCTGAAGCGGAAGCAGTCGGCGATCGTGCGGG
The sequence above is drawn from the Acidobacteriota bacterium genome and encodes:
- a CDS encoding nucleotidyl transferase AbiEii/AbiGii toxin family protein; protein product: MKRGGPKNIVASVQARLVERSRELGVEHQLTLARFAGERLLYRLSTSEFADKFILKGAALLLMWLGETIRPTKDVDLLGFGDTSTEALRRVFVALCAIEAADDGLTFVANSIQIDPIREDQEYGGMRVKLMAMLGNVRIPLQVDVGTGDAVVPPPELLDFPGLLDLPQARLRMYRPETSIAEKTEAMIRLGMANSRMKDFFDIHELAATRAFDGDVMRCAVVATFTRRGTEVPRERPLAFTTEFANNSQKQAQWAPFVRRTRRPDLRDLPPVIGQICGFLWPVLQASARDEPWPYTWSAGGPWKEHRQS